In Selenomonadales bacterium, the sequence AGATGACAAGTACGGCTCTGCAAGCTGTGCGCCGTCCGTATCGGCAAATACGGTAAGATCAGGCTCACCGTGCTCGACCTCGCGTTCGACTTCCATACGCTGATGCAGACCGTTTTCGCTCATGCCGCTGCCCTTGAGGCACGCGACCCAACGGTATCCTTCCTTGCGCGTGCGATATGCAAGTCTTGCCTTGCCGAGCACACCGTCCTCGGTATCGAAATAGCGCGCCATCATCTTCGCAGTGCGCCCCTCTCCGCCCGACAGGAACGAGCAGATACCGCGCACCTCGTCTAAAGATACCGTATCTGCCACCGCAAGCTTCATCTCTATCTCTTGTGCCATACTATTCCTCCTTACAAGTATGTCTGCTGCTCCACATACTCTCTGACAAAATCGATCCACAGCTGTGCCGCCTTGGACACATACTGCTTCGTATTCCAAATAAGCGCGATCTCCAGATAGATCTGCGGATCTGCAACAGGCACCGCCGACATCTGTCTGGGATTGAGCGAGTCTGCTATCTGCGCAGGCAGAAGCGTGATGCCGAGATTCGCCTCCACGATCTGCGTCATCAGCTCGCGCTGCGTCGTTTCGAGTATCACATT encodes:
- a CDS encoding CYTH domain-containing protein, with the translated sequence MAQEIEMKLAVADTVSLDEVRGICSFLSGGEGRTAKMMARYFDTEDGVLGKARLAYRTRKEGYRWVACLKGSGMSENGLHQRMEVEREVEHGEPDLTVFADTDGAQLAEPYLSSKLVPIVETEFTRTSWLMGDRTAKIEIALDEGEVRAGGKTAPIREIELELKAGEVESVHVLANWLKQQFALSEENDSKYARGLALRRG